A DNA window from Haloactinospora alba contains the following coding sequences:
- a CDS encoding replication initiator, translated as MPTPTGKTTRAERQAQPLAKDVAEQVATDNGVCIRPVSLRRTNLDTGASEIVDVPCGSTLDSQCPACAARKRSLRRSQCEEGWHLDEEPTPTPDDPSQVQRWWVEHRARATARRDDLAASQATTSDELAELDEAMTAMDEEITATGLRGSVSRGSSSSGGSSPRRTRSTKRRSDVPDLPKRPMARRTVGRSFQDSATGTTFRPSLFLTLTLDSYGRVRSDGTPVDPDTYDYQRCARDTLHFSKLIDRFVQNLRRVAGFDVQYFATVEPQKRLAPHLHMAIRGTLPRAELRQIAAATYHQVWWPHAEQVVYDNDHLPLFDEDTGNYVDPDTGEVLATWEQALDVLDTDPEAEPMHVCRLGPQVDAKGVVAGSGDANRCVRYLAKYLTKDIAECHPVTTAAQQRHVDRFMDALRFEPCSPRCANWLRYGIQPQNPTAGMRPGFCRSKAHKRQHLGYAGRRVLVSRKWSNKTLADHKADRLTWVLQTLGVDPTNPDPDDGTGSETTSHPGAPVLSATATNERCVWELAKPTDPDVAPREHRLLRAVGERLNRRAHLDTVRQHHHSATGKAA; from the coding sequence ATGCCGACTCCGACCGGCAAAACCACACGGGCCGAGCGCCAAGCCCAACCCCTGGCCAAAGACGTCGCCGAACAGGTCGCCACCGACAACGGGGTGTGCATCCGTCCGGTCTCACTGCGGCGCACCAACCTGGACACCGGGGCCTCAGAGATCGTGGATGTGCCGTGCGGCTCCACGTTGGACAGCCAGTGCCCGGCCTGTGCGGCTCGTAAGCGTTCCCTGCGGCGCAGCCAGTGCGAAGAGGGCTGGCACCTGGACGAGGAACCCACACCCACTCCGGATGATCCCTCGCAGGTGCAACGCTGGTGGGTCGAACACCGCGCTCGGGCCACGGCTCGCCGTGACGATCTCGCCGCGTCCCAAGCGACCACCTCTGACGAGCTGGCCGAGCTGGACGAGGCCATGACCGCCATGGATGAGGAGATCACCGCCACCGGCCTGCGCGGGTCGGTCTCACGGGGTTCCTCCTCCTCGGGTGGTTCCTCCCCACGGCGTACACGCTCGACGAAACGCCGCAGCGACGTGCCCGACCTGCCCAAACGCCCCATGGCTCGCAGAACCGTGGGCCGTAGTTTCCAGGACAGCGCCACAGGCACGACGTTTCGCCCGTCCCTGTTCCTCACCCTGACCCTGGATTCCTACGGGCGGGTGCGCTCGGACGGCACCCCGGTGGATCCCGACACCTACGACTATCAACGCTGCGCGCGCGACACGCTTCACTTCTCCAAGCTCATCGACCGGTTCGTGCAGAACCTCCGTAGGGTGGCCGGGTTCGACGTGCAGTACTTCGCCACCGTGGAACCCCAGAAACGCCTCGCCCCGCACCTACACATGGCGATCCGGGGCACCCTGCCCCGGGCCGAACTGCGCCAGATCGCCGCGGCGACCTACCACCAAGTCTGGTGGCCCCACGCTGAACAGGTCGTCTACGACAACGATCACCTGCCCCTCTTCGACGAGGACACCGGAAACTATGTCGATCCGGATACCGGGGAGGTGCTGGCCACTTGGGAACAGGCCCTGGACGTGCTGGACACGGATCCGGAGGCCGAACCCATGCACGTGTGTCGGCTGGGTCCCCAAGTGGACGCCAAAGGCGTGGTGGCCGGCAGTGGTGATGCCAACCGGTGCGTGCGCTACCTGGCGAAATACCTGACCAAGGACATCGCCGAGTGCCACCCGGTGACCACCGCCGCCCAACAGCGCCACGTGGACCGCTTCATGGACGCCTTGCGGTTCGAACCCTGCTCACCTCGGTGTGCGAACTGGTTGCGCTACGGCATCCAACCCCAGAACCCCACAGCGGGCATGCGCCCCGGCTTCTGCCGGTCCAAAGCCCACAAACGCCAACACCTGGGCTATGCCGGACGTCGGGTGCTGGTCTCGCGCAAATGGTCGAACAAGACCCTGGCCGACCACAAAGCCGACCGGCTGACCTGGGTGCTGCAAACCCTCGGTGTGGATCCCACCAACCCCGACCCCGACGACGGCACCGGCTCCGAGACGACCTCGCACCCGGGTGCTCCGGTTCTCTCGGCAACCGCCACCAACGAACGCTGCGTGTGGGAACTCGCCAAACCCACCGATCCGGACGTGGCCCCTCGCGAGCACCGATTACTCCGGGCCGTGGGCGAGCGGCTCAACCGCCGCGCCCACCTGGACACCGTTCGGCAACACCACCATTCGGCAACTGGAAAGGCAGCGTGA
- a CDS encoding helix-turn-helix domain-containing protein: MAKTNTRVTGRLLTVAEAAERLNTSQRYPRRLIEERRITFVRIGRHVRIPESALDEFIATGVVEPLRLDMGRVA, from the coding sequence ATGGCGAAGACGAATACGCGTGTTACGGGTCGGCTGCTGACGGTCGCGGAAGCGGCTGAACGGCTCAACACTAGCCAGCGGTATCCGCGTCGGCTGATCGAGGAGCGCCGGATCACCTTCGTCCGGATCGGTCGGCACGTTCGGATTCCGGAATCCGCGCTGGACGAGTTCATCGCCACTGGCGTTGTCGAACCGCTCCGTCTGGACATGGGAAGGGTTGCCTGA
- a CDS encoding tyrosine-type recombinase/integrase, producing MVKKRRFGRVRKLPSGRYQARYQGPDRVDRPAPFTFATKKEADRWLTLKEAEINRDGWWDPNAGDVRFRDYAAEWMTTRELTPKTEQTYEGLLRLHLNPTFGDMKLKDIQEADIRKWRATRRKAKRGKGQVPKAYRLLRAILNTAVRDRLIRENPCQIEGAGQENSEERPVLSVSEVFKLADAIKPRYRALVLLATFGSLRWGELAGLRRRHLDVDKGTVTVRETVHDVGELVKGTPKSRAGYRTVQLPDLIKDDLWRHLNEFAAPGPSGLVFVGVKGNQLRRSNFSKYWAEACAAVGLEGIHLHDLRHTGNTYAAEAGASLRELMTRMGHSSTRAALVYLHARDDRARELADRLGKRAAEELKKADDDQDENTGDDDPPPIVGPPV from the coding sequence ATGGTGAAGAAGCGTCGTTTCGGCAGGGTTCGCAAGCTTCCCTCGGGGCGGTATCAGGCGCGTTACCAGGGTCCGGACAGAGTCGACCGCCCGGCGCCGTTCACGTTCGCCACGAAGAAAGAGGCGGACCGGTGGCTGACCTTGAAGGAAGCCGAGATCAACCGTGACGGTTGGTGGGATCCCAATGCCGGTGATGTGCGGTTTCGGGACTATGCCGCAGAGTGGATGACTACTCGCGAGCTGACGCCCAAGACGGAACAGACGTATGAGGGCCTGCTCCGGCTGCACTTGAATCCCACCTTCGGTGATATGAAACTGAAGGACATTCAAGAGGCGGACATCCGGAAGTGGCGTGCAACACGGCGCAAGGCAAAGAGGGGAAAAGGGCAGGTTCCTAAGGCATATCGGCTGCTTCGCGCCATCCTGAACACGGCCGTACGTGACAGGCTGATCCGCGAAAACCCGTGCCAGATCGAGGGGGCGGGCCAGGAGAACAGCGAGGAACGGCCCGTGTTGTCCGTCTCTGAGGTGTTCAAACTGGCTGACGCCATTAAGCCCCGATACCGTGCGCTCGTCCTGCTCGCGACGTTCGGCAGCCTTCGGTGGGGCGAGCTGGCCGGGCTACGTCGGCGTCATCTCGATGTCGACAAGGGGACCGTGACCGTTCGCGAGACCGTGCACGACGTCGGCGAACTGGTTAAGGGAACGCCCAAGTCCCGGGCGGGATATCGGACGGTGCAACTGCCCGACCTGATCAAGGATGACCTATGGCGACACCTGAACGAGTTCGCCGCTCCGGGGCCGTCCGGGCTCGTGTTCGTTGGGGTAAAAGGGAACCAGCTCCGGCGAAGCAATTTCTCGAAGTACTGGGCCGAGGCGTGTGCGGCGGTGGGGCTGGAAGGCATCCATCTGCACGACCTTCGGCACACGGGCAACACCTACGCTGCTGAAGCCGGGGCGTCGCTGCGCGAACTCATGACCAGGATGGGCCATTCCAGTACCCGGGCAGCACTCGTCTACCTGCACGCACGGGACGACCGTGCTCGAGAGCTGGCCGACCGGTTGGGGAAGCGTGCCGCTGAGGAGCTGAAGAAGGCGGACGATGACCAGGACGAGAACACTGGAGACGACGACCCTCCGCCCATCGTCGGTCCCCCGGTCTGA
- the dcd gene encoding dCTP deaminase → MLLSDRDIRSEVETGRVRIDPYDPELLQPSSVDIRLDRYFRVFENHKYPHIDPSVEQPDLTRLIEGDEEEPFILHPGEFVLASTYEVVTLPDDIASRLEGKSSLGRLGLLTHSTAGFIDPGFSGHVTLELSNVATLPMMLYPGMKIGQLCMFRLTSPAEEPYGSARYGSRYQNQRGPTPSRSYLNFSRTRL, encoded by the coding sequence GTGCTGCTCTCCGATCGCGATATCAGGTCCGAAGTCGAGACCGGGCGGGTGCGGATCGACCCCTACGACCCGGAGCTCCTGCAACCCTCGAGTGTCGACATCCGGTTGGACCGCTACTTCCGGGTGTTCGAGAACCACAAGTACCCCCACATCGACCCGTCGGTGGAACAGCCCGACCTGACACGGCTCATCGAGGGGGACGAGGAGGAGCCGTTCATCCTGCACCCCGGGGAGTTCGTGCTGGCCTCCACCTACGAGGTCGTCACCCTGCCGGACGACATCGCCAGCAGGCTCGAGGGCAAGAGCTCGCTGGGCCGGCTGGGGCTGCTCACCCACTCCACGGCCGGGTTCATCGACCCCGGCTTCTCGGGCCACGTCACGCTGGAGCTGTCCAACGTCGCCACCCTGCCGATGATGCTGTACCCGGGGATGAAGATCGGGCAGCTGTGCATGTTCCGGCTCACCTCGCCCGCGGAGGAGCCCTACGGGTCCGCGCGGTACGGGTCGCGGTACCAGAACCAGCGCGGCCCCACACCGTCGCGCTCCTACCTGAACTTCTCCCGCACCCGGCTGTGA
- a CDS encoding rhomboid family intramembrane serine protease, translating into MTHSRIVAIITVAAMTVAMWAFELFDTMLGGALDRTFGMHAWELDAPWTILTAPFMHGSFAHLISNTVPFLVLGALVAFSGLSRFLWTTAIVALVSGAGVWLFSTPDTLTVGSSGLVFGYFGYTVMRGLVERKTVDIVIMICVVIFYGTMIWGVLPQQQGISWQAHLFGFLGGLLAAYLLPKRGEQRPVNRGYSPYLG; encoded by the coding sequence GTGACGCACTCACGGATAGTCGCCATCATCACCGTCGCGGCGATGACCGTCGCGATGTGGGCGTTCGAGCTGTTCGACACCATGCTCGGCGGCGCGCTCGACCGGACGTTCGGGATGCACGCCTGGGAGCTGGACGCGCCGTGGACGATCCTCACCGCCCCGTTCATGCACGGCAGTTTCGCGCACCTGATCAGCAACACGGTGCCGTTCCTGGTGCTGGGGGCCCTCGTCGCGTTCAGCGGCCTCAGCCGGTTCCTCTGGACCACGGCCATCGTGGCGCTCGTCAGCGGGGCGGGAGTGTGGCTGTTCTCCACCCCGGACACGCTCACGGTCGGCTCCAGCGGCCTCGTGTTCGGCTACTTCGGCTACACCGTGATGCGCGGCCTCGTCGAACGCAAGACGGTCGACATCGTCATCATGATCTGCGTGGTCATCTTCTACGGGACGATGATCTGGGGTGTGCTGCCGCAGCAGCAGGGCATCTCCTGGCAGGCCCACCTGTTCGGTTTCCTCGGCGGGCTGCTGGCCGCCTACCTGCTGCCCAAACGCGGCGAACAGCGGCCGGTCAACCGGGGGTACAGTCCCTACCTCGGGTGA
- a CDS encoding RNA-guided endonuclease InsQ/TnpB family protein — MQLRYRYRLYPTEQQRQALAQAFGNARVVYNDAVRARQDAYQAGEKFPTGTQLQKQLITNAKRTDERGWLAECSNIVLQQAIRDADAAYTNFFNSMKGKRAGRRMGAPRFKSKRDQRQVIRLHTGGFRIRENGRLNLAKVGDVRVAWSRDLPSAPTSVTIIKTACGRYFASFVVETDPDGHGEHLDPVVDDTGEEAELALDLGLNAFATDQHGHTITNPRVLRRAERRLKKAQRALSRKQRGSTNRAKAGARVARLHAKVADTRADWLHKVTTDVVRENQTIYVEDLSVKGLSRTRMAKSVHDASWGRFLALLEYKAARYGRTLVRIDRFHPSTKLCSSCGAVQDMPLSERVYRCPCGLVLDRDRNAALNILAAGRVERLNACGADIRPATRAVGVEAGSSGIPRGNTASAA, encoded by the coding sequence GTGCAGTTGCGGTACCGTTACCGGCTCTACCCCACCGAGCAGCAACGCCAGGCGCTGGCGCAAGCGTTCGGCAACGCCCGCGTGGTCTACAACGACGCGGTGCGCGCCCGCCAGGACGCGTACCAGGCCGGGGAGAAGTTCCCGACCGGAACTCAGCTGCAAAAGCAACTGATCACCAACGCGAAACGCACCGACGAACGCGGTTGGCTCGCGGAGTGCTCCAACATCGTGCTCCAGCAAGCCATCCGCGACGCGGATGCCGCCTACACGAACTTCTTCAACTCGATGAAGGGCAAGCGCGCCGGGCGACGTATGGGCGCTCCCCGGTTCAAGTCCAAGCGCGACCAGCGGCAAGTCATCCGGCTGCACACCGGCGGGTTCCGCATCCGCGAAAACGGCCGGTTGAACCTGGCCAAGGTCGGGGATGTGCGGGTGGCGTGGTCGCGGGATCTGCCCAGTGCGCCCACGTCGGTCACCATCATCAAGACCGCCTGCGGTCGGTATTTCGCGTCGTTCGTGGTGGAGACCGACCCCGACGGCCACGGCGAACATCTGGACCCGGTGGTCGACGACACCGGCGAGGAGGCCGAACTCGCCCTCGACCTCGGGTTGAACGCCTTCGCCACCGACCAACACGGCCACACCATCACTAACCCGCGCGTGCTGCGCCGAGCGGAACGGCGGTTGAAGAAAGCCCAGCGGGCGCTGTCCCGCAAACAGCGGGGCTCCACCAACCGGGCCAAGGCAGGTGCCCGCGTCGCCCGGCTCCACGCCAAGGTGGCCGACACCCGGGCGGACTGGCTGCACAAGGTCACCACCGACGTGGTGCGTGAGAACCAAACGATCTACGTCGAGGACCTCAGCGTGAAAGGCCTGTCCCGCACCCGTATGGCCAAAAGCGTGCACGACGCGTCCTGGGGCCGGTTTCTGGCCCTGTTGGAGTACAAAGCGGCCCGGTATGGGCGCACCCTGGTGCGCATCGACCGGTTCCACCCCAGCACGAAACTGTGCTCCTCCTGTGGGGCCGTGCAGGACATGCCGCTGTCGGAGCGGGTATACCGGTGCCCCTGCGGCCTCGTGTTGGATCGCGACCGCAACGCCGCGTTGAACATCCTCGCCGCCGGACGGGTGGAGAGGTTAAACGCCTGTGGAGCCGACATAAGACCTGCTACGCGGGCGGTTGGCGTGGAAGCAGGAAGCAGCGGGATCCCGCGAGGGAACACCGCCAGCGCGGCGTAG
- the tnpA gene encoding IS200/IS605 family transposase — protein MADTEDYRTGRHCVFGMHVHLVFVTKYRRDVLTSEHLDFLKSVFSKVCADFDADLIEFNGEDDHVHLLVEYPPQVAVSRLVNSLKGVSSRRLKQQFRVRTRGGKLWSPSYFAASCGGAPLSIIRQYVENQRRPTQRTDHNHS, from the coding sequence ATGGCTGACACTGAGGACTATCGCACTGGCAGACACTGCGTTTTCGGTATGCACGTTCATTTGGTCTTTGTGACGAAGTATCGACGGGACGTACTCACCAGCGAACACTTGGACTTTCTGAAGTCGGTGTTCAGCAAGGTGTGCGCCGACTTCGACGCAGACTTAATCGAGTTCAACGGCGAGGATGACCACGTGCACCTACTGGTCGAATATCCACCGCAGGTGGCGGTGTCGCGACTGGTGAACAGCCTGAAGGGCGTGTCCTCGCGGCGACTGAAACAGCAGTTTCGAGTGCGTACCCGGGGTGGCAAGCTCTGGTCTCCGAGCTACTTCGCTGCTTCGTGCGGTGGGGCACCACTGAGCATCATCCGGCAGTACGTGGAGAACCAGCGACGCCCTACGCAGCGAACCGACCATAACCACTCCTGA
- a CDS encoding AAA family ATPase — protein MATGNPHGTHRKLHGREREKRELASAADTARSGRGTALLLTGAPGSGRSSLLDHLHAAAAGCAVLRTRGVRAESDLALAGLQRLLQPLSGRVDGLSPEQAAALRHTLRTGAVPEEGWFTLATGCRDLLTGAGHNTPLVCCVDDAHLLDPPSLEVLAFAARRLDTAPAALVFATGDGHTPSALADLARLPLAQLNERDIRALLDEEEPALAAPVRARLARAAHGNPRAAAGFTALLTARQLDGTDPLPEVLPLDQNLRDDLTAPVDALPEATRELVLLASCAPGTDTGTVLRAARHPRTSSAALDPAEEAGIVRTVNGRLHFPNRLVPAAVYQNAPFSHRRAAHLRLADTLDPRRDPTRYARHSAAAADAPDAGTAAALTTAAHTARTLEGRAASSEVFEHAADLTPHAGERSCRLSSAAYDAWQSGDRDRATALLTDARALASGGKAAGSADLARAAIGMRVGNAFDAADALLAAARKLLPHDRAFATRALMRAADAASLAGDPHRHAQAQRLAPAERDDDPPVVELGRAFLDGCTASFAGDYAASVGPLRRAVALADDIGEPDELVWGGIAALRLGDTPRVRELATRALTVARQRGEHASAVHAREILVHAEFWTGRFPSALGSGAAGLRAARDTGQPNCATHLLASLALLAAIQGDTDTCQARARSVTAHASRHNLGLPAALSSWALAVLDLARGDAPGAFARLRVLARADPGYGHPTMRLLTAPLFVESAVRTGENRWARQVLRRYEQWAEATASPSVLALAARCRGLLAAPEEAAPCFEEALRLHRDSADDSVERARTALLYGTSLRRNREPGRARGHLREALETFDRIGARLWAEQARAELRAAGETEPDGAPQAATELTPQQHQIALLVAQGATNRETAAHLFLSPRTVEHHLRVIFRKLNIRSRVELARFLP, from the coding sequence GTGGCTACCGGAAACCCCCACGGAACCCACAGGAAACTACACGGCCGGGAACGCGAGAAGCGGGAGCTCGCCTCGGCGGCGGACACGGCCAGATCGGGCCGCGGAACGGCCCTCCTCCTCACGGGAGCCCCCGGAAGCGGGAGAAGCAGCCTGCTGGACCACCTGCACGCGGCGGCAGCGGGATGCGCGGTGCTGCGCACACGCGGCGTGCGCGCGGAGTCGGACCTCGCCCTCGCCGGGCTGCAGCGGCTGCTGCAACCCCTGTCCGGACGTGTCGACGGCCTCTCCCCGGAGCAGGCGGCGGCCCTGCGGCACACCCTGCGGACCGGCGCCGTCCCGGAGGAGGGCTGGTTCACCCTGGCCACCGGATGCCGGGACCTGCTCACCGGCGCGGGACACAACACCCCGCTCGTGTGCTGTGTGGACGACGCCCACCTGCTCGACCCGCCGTCCCTGGAGGTGCTGGCGTTCGCCGCGCGTCGGCTGGACACCGCCCCCGCCGCGCTGGTGTTCGCCACCGGCGACGGACACACCCCCTCCGCACTCGCCGACCTCGCCCGCCTCCCGCTCGCCCAGCTGAACGAACGGGACATCCGCGCCCTGCTGGACGAGGAGGAACCGGCGCTCGCGGCACCGGTGCGCGCGCGGCTGGCGCGGGCGGCCCACGGCAACCCGCGGGCCGCCGCCGGTTTCACCGCCCTGCTCACCGCGCGCCAACTCGACGGCACCGACCCGCTTCCCGAGGTCCTTCCGCTGGACCAGAACCTCCGGGATGACCTCACCGCCCCCGTCGACGCCCTGCCAGAGGCCACCCGGGAACTGGTACTGCTCGCCTCCTGCGCGCCGGGGACGGACACCGGCACCGTCCTGCGCGCCGCCCGCCACCCGAGGACCTCCTCCGCGGCCCTGGATCCCGCGGAGGAGGCCGGGATCGTGCGCACCGTGAACGGGCGGCTGCACTTCCCCAACCGGCTCGTCCCCGCGGCGGTCTACCAGAACGCCCCCTTCTCCCACCGCCGCGCCGCGCACCTCCGGCTCGCGGACACCCTCGACCCCCGGCGCGACCCCACCCGCTACGCCCGGCACAGCGCCGCCGCGGCCGACGCACCCGACGCGGGAACGGCCGCCGCCCTCACCACCGCCGCGCACACCGCCCGCACACTGGAGGGGCGCGCGGCCAGCTCGGAGGTCTTCGAACACGCCGCCGACCTCACCCCCCACGCGGGAGAACGCTCCTGCCGCCTCTCCTCCGCCGCGTACGACGCCTGGCAGTCCGGCGACCGCGACCGCGCCACCGCCCTGCTCACCGACGCCCGGGCGCTGGCGTCCGGCGGGAAGGCGGCCGGAAGCGCCGACCTGGCCCGGGCCGCCATCGGCATGCGCGTCGGCAACGCGTTCGACGCCGCCGACGCGCTCCTCGCCGCCGCCCGGAAGCTGCTGCCCCACGACCGCGCGTTCGCCACGCGGGCGCTGATGCGGGCCGCCGACGCGGCGTCCCTGGCGGGGGACCCGCACCGGCACGCCCAAGCCCAGCGGCTGGCGCCCGCGGAACGGGACGACGACCCGCCGGTCGTCGAGCTGGGGCGCGCGTTCCTGGACGGGTGCACCGCGTCGTTCGCGGGCGACTACGCCGCCTCGGTGGGTCCGCTGCGCCGGGCCGTGGCGCTGGCCGACGACATCGGTGAACCCGACGAGCTGGTCTGGGGCGGCATCGCCGCCCTGCGGCTGGGGGACACGCCGCGGGTGCGCGAACTGGCCACCCGGGCGCTGACCGTCGCCCGGCAGCGCGGGGAGCACGCCAGCGCCGTGCACGCGCGCGAGATCCTCGTCCACGCCGAGTTCTGGACCGGCAGGTTCCCCTCGGCCCTCGGAAGCGGTGCGGCCGGGCTGCGCGCGGCCCGCGACACCGGCCAACCCAACTGCGCCACCCACCTCCTGGCGTCCCTGGCGCTCCTCGCCGCGATCCAGGGGGACACCGACACGTGCCAGGCGCGCGCCCGCTCCGTCACCGCGCACGCCAGCCGCCACAACCTCGGCCTGCCGGCCGCGCTGAGCTCGTGGGCGCTGGCCGTGCTGGACCTGGCGCGCGGTGACGCGCCCGGGGCGTTCGCCCGGCTGCGGGTTCTGGCGCGCGCCGACCCCGGCTACGGCCACCCCACCATGCGGCTGCTGACGGCGCCGCTGTTCGTGGAGTCCGCCGTGCGTACGGGGGAGAACCGGTGGGCACGGCAGGTCCTGCGCCGGTACGAGCAGTGGGCCGAGGCGACCGCCAGCCCCAGCGTGCTGGCGCTGGCGGCACGGTGCCGCGGGCTGCTCGCCGCGCCGGAGGAGGCGGCACCGTGCTTCGAGGAGGCGCTGCGTCTGCACCGGGACAGCGCCGACGACAGTGTGGAGCGCGCCCGCACCGCCCTCCTGTACGGCACATCCCTGCGCCGGAACCGGGAACCGGGCCGGGCACGCGGCCACCTGCGGGAGGCGCTGGAGACGTTCGACCGGATCGGCGCGCGGCTGTGGGCGGAACAGGCGCGCGCGGAACTGCGCGCGGCCGGGGAGACGGAACCGGACGGCGCACCGCAGGCGGCGACGGAGCTGACACCCCAGCAGCACCAGATCGCGCTGCTCGTGGCTCAGGGGGCGACGAACCGGGAGACGGCGGCGCACCTGTTCCTCAGCCCGCGCACGGTCGAACACCACCTGCGGGTGATCTTCCGTAAACTCAACATACGCTCGCGGGTGGAGCTGGCGCGCTTCCTCCCGTGA
- a CDS encoding alpha/beta hydrolase family protein: MRTGTPTPSPYRRAAQLGATAVAAAATAVAGVGAAAPVHADDNPHERGPDPTESSVEAPRGHFDVDEESVSGLVSGFGGGTIYYPTDTSEGDFGAVAVAPGYTATESSMSWLGPRLASQGFVVFTIDTNTTVDQPNSRGRQLESALDYLVEDSDVTDRVDGDRLAVMGHSMGGGGTLAAAEDRPELEAAIPLTGWHTQKDWSGVQVPTMVVGAERDSIASVTTHSEPFYESLPGSLDKAYLELDGANHFAPNMSNTTIAKYSISWLKRFVDDDTRYEQFLCPPPAFDSDIEEYRDTCPH, translated from the coding sequence ATGCGAACAGGTACGCCCACCCCCAGTCCCTACCGCCGCGCCGCGCAGCTCGGCGCGACGGCGGTGGCCGCCGCGGCCACCGCCGTGGCGGGTGTCGGAGCCGCCGCCCCGGTACACGCCGACGACAACCCCCACGAGCGCGGACCCGACCCCACCGAGTCCAGCGTCGAGGCGCCCCGCGGCCACTTCGACGTCGACGAGGAGTCCGTCTCCGGACTCGTGAGCGGTTTCGGCGGCGGAACCATCTACTACCCGACCGACACCAGCGAGGGCGACTTCGGCGCGGTCGCCGTCGCCCCCGGCTACACCGCCACCGAGTCCTCCATGTCGTGGCTGGGTCCGCGGCTGGCCTCCCAGGGTTTCGTGGTGTTCACCATCGACACCAACACGACCGTGGACCAGCCCAACAGCCGGGGGAGGCAACTCGAGTCCGCTCTCGACTACCTGGTGGAGGACAGCGACGTCACCGACCGCGTCGACGGGGACCGGCTCGCCGTGATGGGCCACTCCATGGGCGGGGGCGGGACGCTCGCCGCCGCCGAGGACCGCCCCGAACTGGAGGCGGCCATCCCGCTGACCGGCTGGCACACCCAGAAGGACTGGTCCGGGGTGCAGGTCCCCACCATGGTCGTCGGAGCCGAGCGCGACAGCATCGCCTCCGTCACCACCCACTCCGAGCCCTTCTACGAGAGCCTTCCGGGTTCGCTGGACAAGGCCTACCTGGAGCTCGACGGCGCCAACCACTTCGCGCCGAACATGTCCAACACCACCATCGCGAAGTACAGCATCTCCTGGCTGAAACGCTTCGTCGACGACGACACCCGCTACGAACAGTTCCTCTGCCCGCCTCCCGCCTTCGACAGCGACATCGAGGAGTACCGGGACACCTGCCCGCACTAG